CATTATCACCAGGGCGTCCCTCAGGATGGGGCCGGACATCAGGGCCGAGAGCCTGGCCAACTCGAAGGTGTGCGTGGTCGGGAGGAGCTGGGAGAGGAGCCTGGCCCAGAGGGGGAAGAGGTGAGACGGGTAGAAGGCCCCGGATAGTATCAGTATCACGGGATTGAGCCAACTCAGGACGTTGCTCTCCTCCCTCAACACGAGGAGGAAGGAGGCGAATATCGCTGAGAAGCCGAGAAGCGGTAGCACGCCCACCAGCATCGCTAACGCTATCACTCCAGCGTCTAGCATCGCCCCAAGCCCCTTCCTCCAGATGAGAATCGGTAAGAACTCTGCTAGCTGTATGAAGCTCCAGAATACGTATCTAGGGATATAGGACATCACTAGGATTGTAGAGGTCCTATGAGGGGATAGTAGGACGTAAGGGAGCGTACCAGCCCACCTGTGGAGCAGAACTGAGCCTCCGACGTCCCACATGACGGATAGGGAGGCCGAGGCTATCAGGGTGGATGAGACGAAGAAGGCTATCGGATCCACATCGGAGCCCACGTTGACCCTGAAGGACTGAGCTGAGCCGAGGAAGAGACCCGCTCCCAGTATGAGGAGGAGCGTCAAGTAGGGCCAGAGGAGGAATGCCACCAAGTTGGCCTTGTTGTTCTTGACGAAGTAAAGGTCTAGGAGCACCCCTGACTTGAAGAGCGAGAGCAGGCTCATCCCCTCCCCTCCCTGGTGAGCTCTACGAACACGTCCTCCAGGCTAGGCTCCCTCACCTCGACCCTCCTCACCCCGCAGCCGAGTGAGTGCAGTTTGCTGAGTAAGGCTTGAGTGAGCTTCTCCCTCTCACTCGGGGTCGTGATCACCTTCACCCTGACTTCCTCGCTCTCCTGAATCACCTCCAGGGAGTTCCCAATCTCATTGCGGAGCTCAGCCCTGAGATCGGACGTGCTGAGCTTAGCGGGAGGGAGCACCAGAAGCTCCACCGTCACGCTTCCCCTCGCCAACCCCTTGAGTCTCTCGACCGAGTCTAGGGCTATTATCATGCCCCTATCTATTATCGCAACCCTATCGCACATTATCTCAGCTTCGAACATGTTATGAGTTGTTACAAGCACCGTCTTACTCCCATCGTGAGCTAGCCTTATTAAAAGTTCCCTGACAAGCCTAGCTGAGTTTGGATCGAGTCCCAAGGTCGGTTCATCGAGTATCAAAACCTCCGGGTCCGTCAGGAGAGCCCTAGCTATGCTCAGCCTGGCCTTCATACCTGTGGAGTACTCCTCGTAGAGCTTATCCGAGGCCCCTAGCTCATCCAAGCCCACCAGCTTCAGGGTGAGATCAACTCTCTCCTTGAGCCTCCCTCCGTTGAGACCGTAGAGCATACCGAAGTACCTCAGGTTCTCCCTCCCCGTCAGCTTCCAGAAGAACCCCCTCTCCACCGATAAAGAGACCCCGATCCTCCTCCTCACCTCCTCGGGCTCCCTCACCACATCGTAGCCGAGCACCTTAGCGCTTCCTGAGTCGGGGAGGAGGAGCGTGCTCAGGATCTTCACAGTAGTCGTCTTTCCTGCTCCGTTGGGGCCTAGGAGGCCGAAGACCTCACCCTCGTCAACTTGAAAGGATATGCCCCTCAGAGCGCGCACTATGCTCCTCTCCCTCCGCAGCCCCCTCCTGAGGTAGGTGACGTACCTCTTCTCCAGGCCCTCCACCTCTATCGCTTTCATGGTTCCACGAGCGCACTCAGGAGACCTATTTTAAGTTAATCTGACAGAAATGAGCGTTAAGTGGACAATGGGGAAATTTATGAAGTTCCAGATCATCCCCTCAGTGGAGCTCAGCATCGGTCACACCTTTTAATAGGTGGCTGGGGGATCGGCGGGATGAGAGCCTGCCTGCTCGTGATCTGGCCCTCACTATCACAGGCTTTCGCGATACTCCTAGTGCTTAGCACGAGACCCTCACCGGTCGTTGAGCTAGGAGTGAGTGAGTCCTTGGGCCTCTCCCTTTTCTACGTGACCTTCGTATTTCTAATGGCCATATTGATGGTGTACCTGATTCAGAGGGGAAGGGAGCTCTTCCTTAAGGTCTTCACATCCCTCATACTGGTTTACTCGGCTTTCCTCTCACTCGACACCCTTCTGAGCTGCTTGGAGGTGCACTGGTCCTTGGAGCTCGCTCTCTCCATCCTCATAGCTTGGCTGAGCTTCAGAGAGGACGCCCTGGGGAACGCGGCTAAGTCGATCCTCGCGGCCTCGATGGCTCACCTCTTCATCACGTTCTTCAACGACATCTTCATCTACTTCCTACTGGCTCTCCTCTCCGTATACGATACCTACTCAGTCTTCAGGGGCCCCCTAAGCAAGCTCTTCTCGGTCTCCAGGGACCCATTGAGGGCCCTCACGGTGTTCCAGGGGGACGTGGGGATGGGGCTCGGCGATGTCTTCTGCTACTCGATGGCCTCGGCCACCTCCTTCAGGTCGCTTAGCTATCCCGCCTACTTCATACCGATACTAACTCTGAACCTAGGCGTGGTGATGACGCTCTCCATACTCAGGAGGAAGAGGAGGGCCCTGCCCGGGCTTACGGTACCCATACCCATGTGGCTCATACCTCAGCTGGTCCTCTCCTACGTTGCATGATCCCCCGCATCACGTGAATGGGATTTCCGATTCGTTCGATCGTCGTCCCTAACTTTCGCCCTTGACGACGGGGACGTTCCACCTACCGTAGGCCAGCCAGAGGAAAGCCACGGCTCCGGCTAGGAAGTTGCTGAGGGATATGGAGAACCATATCCCCGAGGCCCCCAGCTCCAGTGTGAAGGCCAGGAGATAGCCTAGCCCTATCCTCACGATCCAGAGCCTCACGATCCCTATCAAAGTGGGTACGATCGTTCTTCCGGATCCCCTTCCCGCTGACATGCCCACCATGAAGAGCCCGAAGAAGGGAAGGGTCGGTATCAGGTAGGTCAGGAACCTGTCCGCCTCCGACAGTATCCCTCCATCCTCCGTGAAGGCATCGGCTAGGCTCGCTTTGAACGGGAAGACTAGTATGGCACCTAAGCTTATCAGTGAGAAGACTATTGCTGAAGCTTTTATCGAGATCTCCTTAGCTCTCTCGTTCCTATTAGCCCCTAAGCTCTGCCCTATCATTATCGAAGAAGCTCCCGTGAGACCGAAGAGGGCTGCATCAACTATGTCGGCCACCACGAACCCTATGGAGTAAGCGGCGACCACCACTACCCCTAGGGCGTTGACGAGCCTGAGCTGGGCTATGAAAGCTAAGCTATTCATGATACCCATGCTCAATATCGGGAGCCCTATCTTAACGCTCAACTTCACCCAATCCATGCTGAAATTCCTGGTTAACCTCATCTCCAAACCCTGATACCTGCTGACCAGCCTGTTGAGAGCCACTAAAGCTATGAGGGAGCCGAGTAGGTCCGTGAGAGCCGCTCCTAAGACGCCTGTCCTGGGGAAGGGGGGAATCCCGAGGATCAGCAGCGGGTCCAGGATCGTGTTAACTGAGACAGCTACCGCGTTTATTACAGCGGGTCTCTTCGTATCCCCTATCGCTTGTAGAACTATTTGATATGAGAAGGCGACGTACTGGACGAGTATGTTCAGTGAGATCACCGCAGAGTAATCCATGACCCACCCGTATATCTCATCCGGGGTTGAGACCGCTAGCGAGAATATGTGGGCCCTCATGGAGAGGAGGGTCGCGGAGAACAGGATCCCCAGGGAGAGGGAGGAGGTGAGTAAGCGCGATGCAGATGCGCTGGCATCCCCGTACCTACCCATTCCGATGTACTGAGAGATCACGCTCATCCCAACGGCGTTCAAGGCCATCATGGGGGCGTTGAAGAGGAATATGACGGGCCAGACCTGTCTAGGCACGGCCACGGCTAGGTCGCTGTACATGCTGAGCCAGAGGGCATCCAGCACGTTGTAAGCTACCTGTATCAACTGAGTCAGGAGGGGAGGTATGCCCAGCTTGAAGAAGGTCCAGACAACCGGACCGTTCAGTATCTCCTCACGGTAACTGCTTATGCTCCTCCCTTCGCTCACCCGACCGGTCCCCGCTCCTGAATTAAAAAGTTTTTACTTCCGTAGTGAGGTACAACTGGTTATATTTCTTAACGAATGATGCCTAATGATGAAAACATTATGTATAATCCTAGTACTGTAAGTAAAATTCCTCCCACTCTAGTCGCGTTGGCTCTCCCAGCGCCGGCCGTGAAGCTAGCGGCTAACCGCCTGGAGGTCGCCGTTAGGAGCATTAAGACCAAGCTGAGGCTCATGGATAGGGAAACTAAGCCTATGACTCCACTCAGCACGTCCTTCATCGAACCTAGGAGGATCAACGAGCCCGTGAGCAGTGGGAAGTTACACTGAACCATCAGGAAGCCGGCGGTGAAGCAGGCCAGGGGACCCCTCCCCAAGCGGCCGACGATGCCCCTCTCAGGGAGCTTGCAGGCCCTTTGGGGGAGGATAACTGAGTAAAGACCTAGGCCGATTGACACCGCAGCCAGTAGGAGCTTAGCCCATCCCAAGAGCCAGACGGTCAGGGCCGATGCTATCAGGACGATGGATCCCAGGGCTAGGACTCCGGCCACCGTCATCGGGAAGCAGAGGGCGTAGCTCCTCCTACCGGAGAGCCTAGCTAGGGAGGAGAGTGAGATCATTATGGGGAGGGAGCAGGGGGATAGCGATATCATCCCTCCGAGCAGTGAGAGGGATGCTGCCTCGCCCAGCAGTGAAGCCCCCTCATCCTCCAACCAATCCCTCAGGAACTTCCTGGGATCCCCCTCCGGGCGACCGCTGAACCTCTTAACCTCCTTACCGTCGACGAAGAGTATGAAGGTTGGGGTCTCCCTTATCCCAAGCTCCAGGAAGAGCTCATCGGTCCGTCCGGGGATTAGCTCTACATCGATCACCTTAACCCCTTCAGGTGGATCCCTCTCGAGCTCAGCCCAGTACGGCATTACCTCCTCGCAGGTCGAGCAGAGTTCGCTCCAGAACATGACGGCTACCTTCCCCTCGCTTATCTCATTGGTGAGATTCCCCTCTGGCACGCAGTTGAGCAGTATGGGGGAGTGCAAAGCTAGCGCTGAGATGAGCAGTAGGGCAGCTTTCCCGAGGCGCATGGGGAATGGCCGGAGGCGCCCCATTTAAGGGTAACCGTACTGCGCGCCCGATTGACCGAAAGTTTTATAAATAGATCGAGTGTCAAGGGCTTACGCATCAGGGGTGGGATTGTTGATCCAACTAGAAGGTCCCCGATGAGTAGGGTCTCCGATTCCCTGGTCTCCTTACTCGAGAGTCACGGTGTCAGCTCCATTATGGGAGTCATAGGGGGTTCCATAATGCCCCTCTACGACGCGCTTTACCGCAACGGGGGAATCGAGGTCCTCATGTTCAGGCACGAGCAAGGGGCCGTGCACGCAGCGGATGCTTACGGTAGGCTGACCGGTAAGCCGGGGGTCGTGCTGACGACGAGCGGTCCCGGAGCCACGAACATAGTTACGGGCTTAGCTAACGCTTACATGGACTCCTCCCCGGTGCTGGCGATAACTGGACAGGTTCCGACCGAGGTTTTCGGGAGGGACGCCTTTCAGGAAGCGGACATACTGAGCATGGCAGCTCCAGTGACCAAGTTCGTTTACCAAGTCAGGGATCCCGGGGAAGCGGTACCCGCTGTCGATCTGGCCTACAGAATCTCGATAGCGGGCAGGCCGGGGCCCACGTTAGTTGATCTCCCCAGGGACGTTCAGGTGGCTGAGGTCAGCGAGTTCAAAGCGATACCGATGGACCCCTCCAAGTATCTCCCACCTCCCCCCGATCCCGAGAGGGTGAGGGAGGCTTGCAGGCTCATCCTGAGGGCTGAGAGGCCCGTGATATTAGTTGGAGGTGGGGTCAGGATCTCAGGGGCGCAGGAGGAGGTCCTAGCGCTGGCCGAGCTGCTCAAGGTACCCATAGTGACCACGCTGATGGGCAAGTCCTCCGTCCCCTCCGATCACCCCCTGGTCATGGGGGTAGCTGGCATGCATGGGAGGCCTGAGGCCAACGCTGCGCTGGCCAACGCCGATCTCCTGCTCGCTTTAGGCACCAGGTTCTCCGATAGGACAGTCGGTAGGTTCGGGGAGGTCTCGAGGAAGGTCGTCGTGCACGTAGACCTGGACCCGAGCGAGTTGGGGAAGAACGTCAGGGCCTCGGTCCCGATATTGGGCGATGTCAAGGAGGTCCTGAGGGCTATGATAGGTCTCCTGAGCAGGGTCGAGATCTTCAGGGACGAAAAGTACCTCTCTTGGCTTAAGGAGATAAGGAGGGAGTTCGAGAGGTCCCTGGAGGACTGGGCCAAGAGCTTCAAGGGGATCGTCCCCTGGTTAGCTCTCAGGACACTGAGGAAGGTGATGCCAGCTAACTCGATAACCGTTACCGGTGTCGGGAGTCACCAGATGTGGACCGAGCTCCACTGGGATGTGCTCGTTCCCGGTACCTTCATAACGTCAGCGGGCCTGGGCACCATGGGATTCGGCATACCGGCCTCACTGGGCGCTAAGACAGCTGCTAGGGATAGGAGGGTGCTCTGCGTCGATGGCGATGGCTCCTTCCAGATGACCTTCAGCAACCTTGCCCTGGTGAGGGAATACTCCCTGCCCTTCATAGAGGTGATATTCGATAACAGGGCTCTCATGTTGGTTAAGCACTGGCAGAGGTTCCTTTACGGGGGGAGGGTAATAGCCACGGAGTTCAGGAGGCCCCCGAACCTGGAGAGGATAGCTCAGGCCTACGACATAGAGTACTCGAGGCCTGAGAGCTACGAGGAGCTCGCCAGTAAGGTGGAGTGGGCCGTCAGGAACGACGAGCCCCTCATAGTGGATCTCCTCATCGATAGTGAGAGCGACATAGTGCTGCCCTGGGTGCAGCCGGGGAAGTGGCTCACTGAGGCGATGCTCCCACCCCGGATGGAGGTGAGCCTGGAATGGAGGGGATGAACGCTAGGGTCGAGAGGGTGGTTAGCGTGAGGATCTTCGGCTCCTTAGATCAGCTCCTCAGATTTGTGAACGTTCTGAGGAGGAGCAGGGCTGAGATGAGGAGCATGGAGGTCAGGCTCTTCGGTAGGGAGATCCTGGTCATGATGAGGGTCGAGGGAAGGCTCAGTGACCTGGAGTGGGTCGTTAGGAAGATATACAACCTCCCCGAGGTGAGGAGCGCTGAGCTACTGGAGAGCGGGGAGGTAATAGAGCCCGTTTCGGGGTGATAGGATGGCCAGGATTTACACGGAAGCTGATGCCAGCTTAGACCCCCTCAGGGGGAGGAGTGTGGCGGTGATAGGCTACGGGATACAGGGGCGGGCTCAGGCCCTCAACTTGAGGGACAGCGGACTCGATGTCATAGTTGGGGCCAGGAAGGGGAGCTCCCATGAGCTAGCTGAGAGCGAGGGGTTCGATGTGATGCCGATAGGGAGGGCCGTGGCCGAGGCTGACGTGATCCTCTACCTACTGCCTGACATGGTGCAACCCGAGGTCTGGAGGGAGGAGGTCGAGCCTAACCTAAGGGATGGAGCTACCGTCGACTTCGCTCACGGTTTCACCGTACACTACGGGCTGATAAAACCCAAGAGCTCTGTGGATGTGGTGATGGTGGCCCCTAAGGCTCCGGGAGCCGCTGTCAGGGAGGAGTTCCTCAGGGGAAGGGGGGTTCCGGCCCTGCTGGCGGTGCACCAGGACGCGAGCGGTGAAGCCAGGGCCCGAGCCTTAGCTATAGCTAAGGGCATAGGAGTCACGAGGGCCGGCGTCATAGAGACCACGTTCAAGGAGGAGACGGAGACCGACCTGATAGGGGAGCAGCTCGTACTAGTGGGTGGTCTGATGGAGCTGATAATGAAGGGATGGGAGGTTCTCGTTGAGATGGGCTACCAGCCGGAGGTGGCTTACTTCGAGGCTTTGAACGAGGCGAAGCTCATAATGGACCTGATATGGAGGTACGGCATCAAGGGAATGCTCGAGAGGGTCTCCGTTACCGCAAGGTACGGTGGCCTAACCGTGGGGAGTAGGGTTGTAGACGAGGAAGTCAAGAGGAAGATGAGGAGGTTCGCAGAGATGGTGATCAGCGGAGATTTCGCTAAGGAATGGCTCAACTTCTACAGCAGCGGGAACTTCAATGAGCTCATGAGGAGGGTGGAGGAGCACGAGATAGAGAGAGTAGGGAGGAGACTGAGGAGGATAATCTTCGGAGATTAACCTGATTTTTCAGAAGATCCTAGATCCCATGTCCTCCGGGAGCTTATATCCATCCGGAGGGCTTATTTTTGAGATCTCCCCGAGAAGAAGACTCAGAATCTCCTTCTCCAGCGATTCCTCTAGGACGGCGAAGTCGTAATGCTCCCAGCAGATCCCCAAGAACTTGAGGCCGTATTTCTCGGCAACGGGTCTTATCGAGATCGAGACATCAGCTCTACCGTCAGCTATAGCTTTGCAGACAGCTGAATGTGTGAAATATTCCCTTCTATAACCCCTCACTAAATCGCTGACCTTAGCTCCGTTCCCTGAGAGCTCCCTCAAGATCCTATCTATCAGGACCCTAGTACCCGAACCTTTATTCCTGTTAGCCAATCTGAGATTGCCTGACATCAAATCCCCAGGGCTAAAATGGTTCTTGTAAACCCAGCCCACCTCCCTTTCGTATCCCCTTATGACAGCGACGCCACTGGGGAACATTCTCCTCACTACCGGGATGTTGTACTGGTTGATTTCAGTATCCAATAAGTGAATTCCCGCAACATCAGCATCCCCGAGCGATAGCGAGAGCAAGCCGCCGTAAGAGCCTATCCAATGCGCCTCAACCCTGCGGCCTTTCCTTCTCAACCTTTCAACAGCCACCTCGAGCAGTAGATCGTGGCTCCCCATCACGGTCAGCTCGCCCCTTAGCTCAGTTCCGCTCAGTTCAAGCTTACGCTCCAATCCCAACTTCCTCTCGGAATCCTCATAGAGCTTAAGCAAGCGAGTTCCCACTCTTGTCAACTCCGTACCTCCCCCAAGCTTTCCCCCTCTCCTCGGCTCTATTACCCTAGCTCCCAGCTTGCTCTCGAGGAAAGCTATCTGCCTCCATACCTTCGAGTAAGGTAGTCCGAGGAGCTTAGCTGAGGATGTGAGGGAACCCGTCATCTCAATGGCTCTGAGGATGTCAACTGCCCTCTTATCTAAAAGGACAGAATTTCCCCTCTTTATCATTATCTCAGGCTCAATATCCAGCTCATCTAATGCATCTTCCCCATTTATATCCACCACATCCCCACCCATGCCTTAAAATACCTCAACTCACTGATCGATGGAAAACTTAAATCATTTCGGTTATTCAAAAATGAATAACGTACGGAGGTATCGATCATGCGGAAAACCGCCTTGATTACAGTAGCAATCTCAGTGATATTGGCAGTCGCCGGACTCGGTCTCTTGCTGACCCCATCTCAAATATATCAAACTTATTCATCCACCGCGAATGCCCCTGAGAAGTCTAATAAGATCATCATAACGGTATTCCACGCCGGTTCCCTTACGGTACCTCTCGAGGAGATAAAGAAAGCTTATGAGAGGGAGAACCCTCATGTTGAAGTGAGACTTGAAGCAAGCGGGAGTGTGGAAGCCATTAAGAAAGTAACTGAACTCAATAAGAGAGCTGATATCGTGATGTCAGCGGACTACTACTTGATACCGAGCATGATGATACCGGAGCATGCTGATTGGTACGTGATATTTGCAACGAACCAACTCGTTCTGGCTTACAGGAATGGGAGCAAGTACTCCAGCGAGGTTAAAAGCGATAACTGGTACGATATCTTGAAGAGGAAAGACGTTAGATTTGGATTTGCAGATCCCAATAAGGATCCCTGCGGATATAGAAGTTTGATGGCGATTCTTCTAGCTACTAAGCTTTACAATGCATCCCTGAGTTCCGTCTTAACCGAGGAAACGAATATGAGGATCGAAGGAACTGAGGCCCGGGTTCCGGATCCAATTAAGGGATCTGAGAGAGTTGTAATAAGATCTAAGAGTGTTGAGCTCCTCTCACTACTTGAAACAGGGACAATAGATTACGCTTTTGAATACAGGAGCGTTGCTGTCCAGCATAACTTGAGATACGTTGAGCTCCCGCCGGAAGTGAGCATGGCCTCCCCTGGGCTAGTGAACCTTTACTCACAGGCTAAAGTCTTCTTGTACGCTGGGGAAGAAAATGAGCAGATGGTGGAAGGTGATGTTATAGCTTACGCTCTCACCATTCCGAAAGCGTCTGAGAATAAAGATGCAGCGGTGAGCTTCCTGAAGTTCCTTCTGACAGAAGGGCTGAGGGTTTTTGAGGAGCAGGGGCAGCCTCCTCTGAATCCTCCCATTGGCATCGGTAACTTACCAGCCGAACTGAAAGGTCTGGTTGAGGTGAGGGGTTAACTTGCATAGATCTTTGCTTATCTCAACTTTCTCCGTCTTAGGTTCTCTTCTGATACTCTTTCTGCTGGCTCCCCTTCTATCATTCTTTACTGGAATCTCCTTAAGCGATTTGATGAAGTATGGACTGAGGGAAGATGCCTTAAACGCTCTCTGCATAACCATTGCTGCTTCTTCTCTCTCCACAATCCTACTTCTGCTCTTAGGAATCCCAATCTCCTATGTGATCGCTAGGAGGACTTTCAGAGGTAGGGATCTAATTAGATCGCTAGTTGATCTACCGCTCATCATCCCACATGGGGTCGCTGGAATTGCGATACTGATAGCTTACAACTCAAGAGCCCCTCTGGGCTCCTTGCTAGCTAGAACGGGTATCATTATAGAAGATTCCTTTTGGGGCATAGTAACCGTCATGTGCTTCGTATCGGCCCCCCTCATGGTGGATACTCTGATAGATGGTTTCCTCTCAGTGGATCAGAGCTTGGAACATGTCGCTAGAAGCTTGGGAGCAAGTGAGTGGAGGACCTTCCTCACTGTAACGCTCCCTCTATCCTTTAGGTCTGTCATAACAGCTTCCATAATGGCTTGGGCGAGGGGGATCAGTGAGGTAGGTGCCCTACTGATAGTAGCTT
This is a stretch of genomic DNA from Candidatus Korarchaeum sp.. It encodes these proteins:
- a CDS encoding ABC transporter permease, coding for MSLLSLFKSGVLLDLYFVKNNKANLVAFLLWPYLTLLLILGAGLFLGSAQSFRVNVGSDVDPIAFFVSSTLIASASLSVMWDVGGSVLLHRWAGTLPYVLLSPHRTSTILVMSYIPRYVFWSFIQLAEFLPILIWRKGLGAMLDAGVIALAMLVGVLPLLGFSAIFASFLLVLREESNVLSWLNPVILILSGAFYPSHLFPLWARLLSQLLPTTHTFELARLSALMSGPILRDALVIMGVLLGMAAFYNALSYAAMGGAERKALGSGSI
- a CDS encoding ABC transporter ATP-binding protein, which gives rise to MKAIEVEGLEKRYVTYLRRGLRRERSIVRALRGISFQVDEGEVFGLLGPNGAGKTTTVKILSTLLLPDSGSAKVLGYDVVREPEEVRRRIGVSLSVERGFFWKLTGRENLRYFGMLYGLNGGRLKERVDLTLKLVGLDELGASDKLYEEYSTGMKARLSIARALLTDPEVLILDEPTLGLDPNSARLVRELLIRLAHDGSKTVLVTTHNMFEAEIMCDRVAIIDRGMIIALDSVERLKGLARGSVTVELLVLPPAKLSTSDLRAELRNEIGNSLEVIQESEEVRVKVITTPSEREKLTQALLSKLHSLGCGVRRVEVREPSLEDVFVELTREGRG
- a CDS encoding MATE family efflux transporter, producing the protein MSEGRSISSYREEILNGPVVWTFFKLGIPPLLTQLIQVAYNVLDALWLSMYSDLAVAVPRQVWPVIFLFNAPMMALNAVGMSVISQYIGMGRYGDASASASRLLTSSLSLGILFSATLLSMRAHIFSLAVSTPDEIYGWVMDYSAVISLNILVQYVAFSYQIVLQAIGDTKRPAVINAVAVSVNTILDPLLILGIPPFPRTGVLGAALTDLLGSLIALVALNRLVSRYQGLEMRLTRNFSMDWVKLSVKIGLPILSMGIMNSLAFIAQLRLVNALGVVVVAAYSIGFVVADIVDAALFGLTGASSIMIGQSLGANRNERAKEISIKASAIVFSLISLGAILVFPFKASLADAFTEDGGILSEADRFLTYLIPTLPFFGLFMVGMSAGRGSGRTIVPTLIGIVRLWIVRIGLGYLLAFTLELGASGIWFSISLSNFLAGAVAFLWLAYGRWNVPVVKGES
- a CDS encoding thioredoxin domain-containing protein, with the protein product MRLGKAALLLISALALHSPILLNCVPEGNLTNEISEGKVAVMFWSELCSTCEEVMPYWAELERDPPEGVKVIDVELIPGRTDELFLELGIRETPTFILFVDGKEVKRFSGRPEGDPRKFLRDWLEDEGASLLGEAASLSLLGGMISLSPCSLPIMISLSSLARLSGRRSYALCFPMTVAGVLALGSIVLIASALTVWLLGWAKLLLAAVSIGLGLYSVILPQRACKLPERGIVGRLGRGPLACFTAGFLMVQCNFPLLTGSLILLGSMKDVLSGVIGLVSLSMSLSLVLMLLTATSRRLAASFTAGAGRANATRVGGILLTVLGLYIMFSSLGIIR
- the ilvB gene encoding biosynthetic-type acetolactate synthase large subunit → MSRVSDSLVSLLESHGVSSIMGVIGGSIMPLYDALYRNGGIEVLMFRHEQGAVHAADAYGRLTGKPGVVLTTSGPGATNIVTGLANAYMDSSPVLAITGQVPTEVFGRDAFQEADILSMAAPVTKFVYQVRDPGEAVPAVDLAYRISIAGRPGPTLVDLPRDVQVAEVSEFKAIPMDPSKYLPPPPDPERVREACRLILRAERPVILVGGGVRISGAQEEVLALAELLKVPIVTTLMGKSSVPSDHPLVMGVAGMHGRPEANAALANADLLLALGTRFSDRTVGRFGEVSRKVVVHVDLDPSELGKNVRASVPILGDVKEVLRAMIGLLSRVEIFRDEKYLSWLKEIRREFERSLEDWAKSFKGIVPWLALRTLRKVMPANSITVTGVGSHQMWTELHWDVLVPGTFITSAGLGTMGFGIPASLGAKTAARDRRVLCVDGDGSFQMTFSNLALVREYSLPFIEVIFDNRALMLVKHWQRFLYGGRVIATEFRRPPNLERIAQAYDIEYSRPESYEELASKVEWAVRNDEPLIVDLLIDSESDIVLPWVQPGKWLTEAMLPPRMEVSLEWRG
- the ilvC gene encoding ketol-acid reductoisomerase; amino-acid sequence: MARIYTEADASLDPLRGRSVAVIGYGIQGRAQALNLRDSGLDVIVGARKGSSHELAESEGFDVMPIGRAVAEADVILYLLPDMVQPEVWREEVEPNLRDGATVDFAHGFTVHYGLIKPKSSVDVVMVAPKAPGAAVREEFLRGRGVPALLAVHQDASGEARARALAIAKGIGVTRAGVIETTFKEETETDLIGEQLVLVGGLMELIMKGWEVLVEMGYQPEVAYFEALNEAKLIMDLIWRYGIKGMLERVSVTARYGGLTVGSRVVDEEVKRKMRRFAEMVISGDFAKEWLNFYSSGNFNELMRRVEEHEIERVGRRLRRIIFGD
- a CDS encoding substrate-binding domain-containing protein → MGGDVVDINGEDALDELDIEPEIMIKRGNSVLLDKRAVDILRAIEMTGSLTSSAKLLGLPYSKVWRQIAFLESKLGARVIEPRRGGKLGGGTELTRVGTRLLKLYEDSERKLGLERKLELSGTELRGELTVMGSHDLLLEVAVERLRRKGRRVEAHWIGSYGGLLSLSLGDADVAGIHLLDTEINQYNIPVVRRMFPSGVAVIRGYEREVGWVYKNHFSPGDLMSGNLRLANRNKGSGTRVLIDRILRELSGNGAKVSDLVRGYRREYFTHSAVCKAIADGRADVSISIRPVAEKYGLKFLGICWEHYDFAVLEESLEKEILSLLLGEISKISPPDGYKLPEDMGSRIF
- the wtpA gene encoding tungstate ABC transporter substrate-binding protein WtpA, with protein sequence MRKTALITVAISVILAVAGLGLLLTPSQIYQTYSSTANAPEKSNKIIITVFHAGSLTVPLEEIKKAYERENPHVEVRLEASGSVEAIKKVTELNKRADIVMSADYYLIPSMMIPEHADWYVIFATNQLVLAYRNGSKYSSEVKSDNWYDILKRKDVRFGFADPNKDPCGYRSLMAILLATKLYNASLSSVLTEETNMRIEGTEARVPDPIKGSERVVIRSKSVELLSLLETGTIDYAFEYRSVAVQHNLRYVELPPEVSMASPGLVNLYSQAKVFLYAGEENEQMVEGDVIAYALTIPKASENKDAAVSFLKFLLTEGLRVFEEQGQPPLNPPIGIGNLPAELKGLVEVRG
- a CDS encoding ABC transporter permease yields the protein MHRSLLISTFSVLGSLLILFLLAPLLSFFTGISLSDLMKYGLREDALNALCITIAASSLSTILLLLLGIPISYVIARRTFRGRDLIRSLVDLPLIIPHGVAGIAILIAYNSRAPLGSLLARTGIIIEDSFWGIVTVMCFVSAPLMVDTLIDGFLSVDQSLEHVARSLGASEWRTFLTVTLPLSFRSVITASIMAWARGISEVGALLIVAYYPKSINVLIMDRFWNYGLEAAKATALPLLAISVSCFILLKWLSGRR